The proteins below come from a single Streptococcus porcinus genomic window:
- the phoU gene encoding phosphate signaling complex protein PhoU has translation MLRTKFEEELDKLHNQFYSMGTEVLAQLNKSVRAFVSHDRDLAKEVIEADVIINEFETKLEKKSLEIIALQQPVSNDLRTVITVLKASSDIERIGDHASSISKATIRMKGEERIPLVEEQINLMGKAVKHMVEDALNAYITSDDVKAYEIAAHDEVIDNYYREIQTLAVEEIKKTPDAAFAGKEYFQVLMYLERIGDYARNLCEWIVYLKTGKIIEL, from the coding sequence ATGTTAAGAACGAAATTTGAAGAAGAATTAGATAAATTACATAATCAATTCTATTCAATGGGAACTGAAGTTTTAGCACAACTAAACAAGTCAGTTCGCGCTTTTGTTAGTCATGACCGTGATCTAGCAAAAGAAGTCATTGAAGCAGATGTTATTATTAATGAATTTGAAACAAAATTAGAAAAAAAATCGCTTGAAATTATTGCTTTGCAGCAACCTGTTTCTAATGATTTAAGGACTGTTATAACTGTTCTTAAGGCTTCTAGTGATATTGAACGAATTGGTGATCATGCCTCATCTATTTCGAAGGCAACCATTCGGATGAAGGGTGAAGAACGGATTCCTTTAGTTGAGGAACAGATTAATCTTATGGGTAAAGCCGTAAAACACATGGTTGAAGATGCCCTAAATGCTTACATTACTAGCGATGATGTCAAAGCGTACGAAATTGCTGCTCATGATGAAGTTATTGACAATTATTACCGTGAAATTCAAACTTTGGCAGTAGAAGAAATTAAGAAAACTCCTGATGCAGCATTTGCTGGGAAAGAATATTTCCAAGTCTTAATGTATCTTGAACGAATTGGTGATTATGCTCGTAATTTGTGCGAATGGATAGTCTACTTGAAGACTGGAAAGATTATTGAATTATAA
- a CDS encoding response regulator transcription factor — protein sequence MIKILLVEDDLSLSNSIFDFLDDFADVMQVFDGDEGLYEAESGVYDLILLDLMLPEKNGFQVLKELREKDIKTPVLIMTAKEGLDDKGHGFELGADDYLTKPFYLEELKMRIQALLKRTGKFNEYSITFGNLRVDLDRNSVKVNDSAVELLGKEYDLLIYLLQNQNVILPKSQIFDRIWGFDSDTTISVVEVYVSKIRKKLKDTDFAANLQTLRSVGYILKAND from the coding sequence ATGATAAAAATATTACTAGTTGAAGATGATTTAAGTTTATCAAATTCTATTTTTGACTTTCTCGATGATTTTGCTGATGTTATGCAAGTTTTTGATGGAGATGAAGGTTTATATGAAGCAGAAAGCGGGGTTTATGATTTAATTCTTTTAGATCTAATGCTCCCAGAAAAAAATGGTTTTCAAGTTCTAAAAGAGCTTAGAGAAAAGGATATCAAGACCCCTGTTTTAATTATGACTGCCAAAGAAGGTTTGGATGATAAGGGGCATGGTTTTGAACTAGGAGCTGATGACTATTTAACAAAACCTTTTTACTTGGAAGAGCTTAAAATGCGTATTCAAGCCTTACTTAAACGAACCGGCAAGTTTAATGAATACAGTATTACATTTGGTAATCTTAGAGTTGACCTTGATCGTAATTCTGTGAAAGTGAATGATAGTGCCGTTGAACTATTAGGGAAAGAATATGATTTACTCATCTATTTGCTTCAAAATCAGAATGTTATTTTACCAAAATCACAAATTTTTGATCGGATTTGGGGCTTTGACAGTGATACCACTATTTCGGTTGTAGAAGTCTATGTTTCTAAAATTCGAAAGAAATTAAAAGATACTGATTTTGCAGCAAACTTACAGACCTTACGTAGTGTTGGCTACATTTTAAAAGCAAATGACTAA
- a CDS encoding M1 family metallopeptidase, giving the protein MKTVEHLIEKFVPENYNIFLDINRENKTFTGNVAINGEALDHNVSFHQKDLMIHSVLLDNEAVHFHKNDENEALHIELPVTGLMTLVIEFSGHITDNMTGIYPSYYTVDGQAKEVISTQFESHFAREAFPCIDEPEAKATFDLSIKFDQAEGEIVLSNMPEINVELRKETGLWTFDTTPKMSSYLLAFGLGELQGITARTKNGTEVGIFSTKAHPSSALEFSLDIAVRVIDFYEDYFGVKYPIPQSYNLALPDFSAGAMENWGLITYREIYLLVDKNSTASSRQQVALVVAHELAHQWFGNLVTMKWWDDLWLNESFANMMEYVSVDAIEPSWKIFEDFQTGGVPLALKRDATDGVQSVHVAVNHPDEVNTLFDPAIVYAKGSRLMHMLRRWIGDADFAKGLALYFEKHQYSNTVGRDLWNALSESSGKDVASFMDAWLEQPGYPVVTLSVEDDQLHIRQEQFFIGEHDEKDRLWPIPLNATWEEIPDILTEKELVIPNFSQLQADNIVPLRLNTENTAHYITNYQGPIFEAIQDDLKQLDQTSLLQIIQERRLLAESGLVSYAELVSLIAKLTEEKTYMVASAIDQVLVGLDTFVDEESTAQLDYNKLVTTIFKADYRAHGFEKVTGETDEAEMVRQITLGQLIATGNEDAVQVAKTIFEAHAEDLTKLPAATRRFVLLNQMKYFETEDLVNCYFDTYISTTDNNIRVDLAYAISRTHSQATLRRILVSLKDKMIVKPQDLAMWYRFLLSQEFTQEATWEWAREDWEWIKAALGGDMSFDKFVIYPANIFKTKKRLDEYQAFFEPKLDDMAISRNIKMGINEISARLALIETEKLAVYHALSDVSHKD; this is encoded by the coding sequence ATGAAGACAGTAGAACATCTTATTGAGAAATTTGTTCCAGAAAATTATAATATCTTTCTAGATATTAATCGTGAAAACAAAACATTTACCGGGAATGTTGCCATTAACGGAGAAGCACTTGATCATAATGTTTCATTTCATCAAAAGGATTTAATGATTCATTCTGTTTTATTGGATAACGAAGCTGTTCATTTTCACAAAAATGATGAAAATGAAGCGCTTCATATAGAGCTACCTGTAACGGGCTTGATGACCTTAGTTATTGAATTTTCAGGGCATATTACTGATAATATGACTGGTATTTACCCATCTTATTACACAGTTGATGGCCAAGCAAAAGAGGTTATTTCAACCCAATTTGAAAGCCATTTTGCAAGGGAAGCTTTTCCATGTATTGATGAACCGGAAGCAAAGGCAACGTTTGACCTTAGTATTAAATTTGATCAAGCTGAAGGTGAAATAGTTCTGTCAAATATGCCAGAAATTAATGTGGAGCTAAGAAAAGAAACTGGTTTATGGACTTTTGATACTACGCCAAAGATGTCTTCATATCTCTTAGCTTTTGGCTTGGGAGAATTGCAGGGCATCACAGCAAGGACTAAAAATGGTACAGAGGTTGGGATTTTCTCAACAAAAGCACATCCTAGCAGCGCTTTAGAATTTTCATTAGATATAGCTGTGCGGGTTATTGACTTTTATGAAGATTATTTTGGTGTCAAATACCCTATCCCACAATCCTATAACTTAGCTTTACCTGATTTTTCTGCTGGGGCAATGGAAAATTGGGGCTTAATCACATATCGCGAAATTTATCTACTAGTTGATAAGAATTCCACAGCCTCAAGTCGACAACAAGTTGCATTAGTTGTCGCGCATGAGTTAGCACATCAATGGTTTGGTAACCTAGTCACGATGAAATGGTGGGATGACCTTTGGTTAAATGAAAGTTTTGCTAATATGATGGAATATGTATCCGTTGATGCTATTGAACCCTCATGGAAAATTTTTGAGGACTTCCAAACGGGAGGGGTTCCATTAGCCTTAAAACGTGATGCAACTGATGGTGTTCAATCAGTCCACGTAGCTGTCAATCATCCTGACGAAGTTAATACCTTGTTTGATCCAGCAATTGTTTATGCAAAAGGAAGTCGACTTATGCATATGTTGAGACGCTGGATTGGTGATGCTGATTTTGCTAAAGGATTAGCTCTCTATTTCGAAAAACATCAATATAGTAATACTGTCGGTCGTGATTTATGGAATGCATTAAGTGAAAGTTCAGGTAAAGATGTCGCAAGTTTTATGGATGCTTGGTTGGAACAACCTGGTTATCCAGTAGTAACTCTATCAGTTGAAGATGATCAGCTTCATATTCGCCAAGAACAATTCTTTATCGGCGAACATGACGAAAAAGACCGTCTTTGGCCTATTCCTCTGAATGCAACCTGGGAAGAGATACCAGATATTTTAACGGAAAAAGAACTTGTTATTCCAAATTTTAGTCAATTACAAGCAGACAATATAGTTCCGCTAAGGTTAAATACTGAGAATACGGCACACTATATTACTAACTATCAAGGGCCTATTTTTGAAGCGATACAAGATGACCTCAAACAACTTGATCAAACTAGCCTACTCCAAATTATCCAAGAGCGTCGTTTATTGGCAGAAAGTGGTCTAGTTTCGTATGCCGAGTTAGTAAGCTTGATTGCTAAACTAACCGAAGAAAAAACTTATATGGTAGCTTCCGCTATTGACCAAGTTCTCGTAGGACTAGATACTTTTGTAGATGAAGAATCAACTGCGCAGTTAGATTATAATAAATTGGTAACTACTATTTTTAAAGCTGATTATCGTGCGCATGGCTTTGAAAAAGTAACAGGTGAAACAGATGAAGCAGAAATGGTTCGTCAGATTACCCTAGGTCAGTTAATTGCTACAGGTAATGAAGATGCTGTTCAAGTAGCGAAAACAATATTTGAAGCACATGCTGAAGATTTAACTAAACTACCAGCTGCCACAAGACGTTTTGTTCTCCTCAATCAGATGAAGTATTTTGAAACAGAAGACCTGGTTAACTGCTATTTTGATACTTACATTTCTACGACAGATAACAATATTCGCGTTGATTTGGCTTATGCTATATCTAGAACTCATAGTCAAGCAACTCTTCGTCGGATTTTAGTTAGCCTTAAAGACAAGATGATTGTTAAACCGCAAGATTTAGCAATGTGGTACCGTTTCTTACTTTCTCAAGAGTTTACACAAGAAGCAACTTGGGAATGGGCACGTGAAGACTGGGAGTGGATTAAAGCAGCATTAGGTGGAGATATGAGTTTTGATAAGTTTGTTATTTATCCTGCTAATATTTTCAAAACGAAAAAACGTCTTGATGAGTATCAAGCCTTCTTTGAGCCTAAGTTAGACGATATGGCGATTAGTCGAAATATCAAAATGGGTATTAATGAGATTTCAGCTCGTCTTGCTCTCATCGAAACAGAAAAACTAGCTGTTTATCATGCTTTATCAGATGTTAGCCATAAAGATTAG
- a CDS encoding sensor histidine kinase produces MTKYRAIITSDNFDRFFHFFAVFTGIFVVMTVIILQIMKVGGYSSVDTSLTAVATHSTLYANRTMERISSFYFDGQDLNFKANLDDLKGKNSDQPVANTDIILFNANGMVINTFDALSNFQNFSFKKSDLNEIKTRKLVNYYGHEEKFHTITVRVHSNNYPSVAYLMAVVNVEQSEKTNERYEKIIIIIMILFWLISILASIYLANWSSKPILESYEKQKMFVENASHELRTPLAVLQNRLETLFRKPNESILDNSEAIASSLEEVRNMRILTTNLLNLARRDDGIKPEIVEIPSHFFDGIFDNYKLIAEEYGKGFESVNTVTKPIRMDKSLLKQLMTILFDNAIKYTDESGFIKIIVRNTDKHFFITVEDNGPGITDADKKKIFDRFYRVDKARTRSHGGFGLGLSLAQQIVTSLKGTILVNDNKGKGSVFEVKLPLN; encoded by the coding sequence ATGACTAAATATAGAGCTATTATTACATCAGATAATTTTGATCGTTTCTTTCATTTTTTTGCCGTTTTTACAGGTATATTTGTTGTGATGACGGTTATTATTTTACAAATTATGAAAGTGGGGGGTTACTCATCAGTAGATACAAGTTTGACAGCTGTGGCGACTCATTCAACTCTCTATGCTAACCGAACGATGGAAAGAATTTCTTCTTTCTATTTTGATGGACAAGATTTAAATTTCAAAGCAAATCTAGATGATTTAAAAGGGAAAAACAGTGATCAACCTGTCGCAAATACCGATATTATTCTATTTAATGCTAATGGTATGGTAATTAATACCTTTGATGCCCTTTCTAATTTCCAAAATTTCTCTTTTAAAAAGAGTGATTTAAATGAAATCAAAACTAGAAAACTTGTTAATTACTATGGTCATGAGGAAAAATTCCATACTATTACCGTTAGAGTGCACTCTAATAATTACCCATCAGTTGCCTATTTAATGGCTGTTGTTAATGTAGAGCAATCTGAAAAAACTAATGAACGCTATGAAAAAATAATTATTATAATCATGATTTTATTTTGGCTTATTTCTATTTTGGCAAGTATCTATTTAGCCAATTGGAGTAGCAAACCAATTCTTGAAAGCTATGAAAAACAGAAGATGTTTGTTGAAAATGCCAGTCATGAATTAAGGACGCCTTTGGCCGTACTCCAAAATCGTTTAGAAACACTTTTTCGCAAGCCCAACGAAAGTATCTTAGATAATAGTGAAGCAATTGCCTCAAGCTTAGAAGAGGTTCGTAATATGAGAATATTGACGACGAATCTTTTGAATTTAGCTCGTCGCGATGATGGCATTAAACCTGAAATAGTAGAGATACCAAGTCATTTTTTTGATGGTATTTTTGATAATTATAAATTAATTGCTGAAGAATATGGAAAAGGCTTTGAGTCTGTTAATACCGTTACAAAGCCAATCAGAATGGATAAATCTTTATTAAAACAGTTAATGACAATTTTATTTGATAACGCGATTAAATATACAGATGAGTCAGGTTTTATTAAAATCATTGTTAGAAATACGGATAAACATTTCTTTATTACTGTTGAAGATAATGGACCAGGTATTACAGATGCCGACAAAAAGAAAATATTTGACCGTTTTTATCGAGTAGATAAAGCTAGAACAAGGAGTCATGGCGGCTTTGGATTAGGATTATCACTTGCTCAACAAATCGTTACTTCTTTAAAGGGGACTATTCTTGTGAATGATAATAAAGGCAAGGGTAGTGTGTTTGAGGTTAAACTTCCACTAAATTAA